The following coding sequences lie in one Myxococcus xanthus genomic window:
- a CDS encoding isopenicillin N synthase family dioxygenase, with amino-acid sequence MTGPDSARGGLPVIDMASLFDASRVTERARVAREIEQACRDSGFFYVTGHGVSGEVLARLERESHRFFALPRAAKEAIAMSMGGVAWRGWFPLGGELTSGRPDRKEGLYLGTELGSEHPRVKAGWPLHGANLWPTEVPELRAAVLDYMAACTRAAHALMEGVALSLGLDADYFRRHYTADPTVLFRVFHYPAEPQCEEESWGVGEHTDYGLLTLLAQDDNGGLQVKTPRGWMEAPPLPGTLVCNIGDMLDRMTGGWYRSTPHRVKNVSGKDRLSFPLFFDPDFAAEVHPLPRGAGADVDVDRARRWDGASVHAFQGTYGDYLLGKVSKVFPELVRRVWERAPTALPEETPRGPLPR; translated from the coding sequence ATGACAGGTCCGGATTCCGCACGGGGCGGCTTGCCCGTCATCGACATGGCGTCACTGTTCGATGCATCCCGCGTCACCGAGCGTGCGCGCGTCGCGCGTGAAATCGAGCAGGCCTGTCGCGACAGCGGCTTCTTCTACGTGACGGGCCACGGCGTGTCCGGCGAGGTGCTCGCGCGGTTGGAGCGGGAGAGCCACCGCTTCTTCGCGCTGCCCCGGGCGGCGAAGGAGGCCATCGCCATGTCGATGGGCGGTGTCGCGTGGCGGGGCTGGTTCCCGCTCGGGGGGGAGCTGACCTCGGGGCGTCCGGACCGGAAGGAGGGGTTGTATCTGGGCACGGAGCTCGGAAGCGAGCACCCGCGCGTAAAGGCCGGCTGGCCGTTGCACGGCGCCAACCTGTGGCCCACGGAGGTGCCGGAGCTGCGCGCGGCGGTGCTCGACTACATGGCGGCCTGCACGCGCGCCGCGCATGCGCTGATGGAGGGCGTGGCGCTGAGTCTGGGCCTGGACGCGGACTACTTCCGGCGGCACTACACGGCGGACCCGACGGTGCTCTTCCGCGTCTTCCATTACCCCGCCGAGCCCCAGTGCGAGGAGGAGAGCTGGGGCGTGGGCGAGCACACCGACTACGGCCTGCTCACGCTGCTGGCCCAGGACGACAACGGCGGGTTGCAGGTGAAGACGCCGCGCGGCTGGATGGAGGCACCGCCGCTGCCCGGGACGCTGGTGTGCAACATCGGCGACATGCTCGACCGGATGACAGGCGGCTGGTACCGCTCCACGCCGCACCGGGTGAAGAACGTGAGCGGCAAGGACAGGCTATCCTTCCCACTCTTCTTCGACCCGGACTTCGCCGCCGAGGTCCACCCCCTGCCACGCGGCGCGGGCGCTGACGTGGACGTGGACCGCGCACGCCGCTGGGACGGCGCCAGCGTCCACGCCTTCCAGGGGACCTACGGCGACTACCTGCTGGGCAAGGTGTCCAAGGTGTTTCCGGAGCTGGTGCGGCGGGTGTGGGAGCGCGCGCCCACGGCACTGCCGGAGGAGACACCCCGAGGACCGTTACCGCGTTGA
- a CDS encoding glutathione S-transferase family protein, protein MMTISAFKWVPPFAQGLVRDLRVRWALEEAGLPYQVRLIDNKVQASPDYRKLQPFGQVPVLEEDGLVLFESGAIVLHIANKCEALLPADAAGRARAVTWLFAALNSIEIMIQPLAEVDLFFAQEEWAKLRRPGVVEALKERLGELAAHLGEREYLEDRFSAGDLMMVTVLRILRHTDVLDGFPTLKAYKERCEARPAFQRALAAQMEPFQQPRA, encoded by the coding sequence ATGATGACCATCAGCGCGTTCAAGTGGGTTCCGCCGTTCGCACAGGGACTGGTGAGGGACCTCCGGGTGCGGTGGGCGCTCGAAGAGGCGGGGCTGCCGTACCAGGTGCGGCTCATCGACAACAAAGTCCAGGCCTCGCCCGACTACCGCAAGCTCCAGCCCTTCGGTCAGGTGCCGGTGCTGGAGGAGGACGGCCTCGTCCTCTTTGAATCAGGCGCCATCGTCCTCCACATCGCCAACAAGTGTGAGGCGCTGCTGCCGGCGGACGCGGCGGGCAGGGCTCGCGCGGTGACGTGGCTCTTCGCGGCGCTCAACTCCATTGAAATCATGATTCAGCCGCTCGCCGAGGTGGACCTGTTCTTCGCCCAGGAGGAGTGGGCGAAGCTGCGCAGGCCGGGCGTCGTGGAAGCGCTGAAGGAGCGCCTGGGCGAACTCGCGGCGCATCTGGGTGAGCGCGAGTACCTGGAGGACCGCTTCAGCGCGGGCGACCTGATGATGGTGACGGTGCTCCGCATCCTTCGGCACACGGACGTGCTCGACGGCTTTCCCACGCTGAAGGCCTACAAGGAACGCTGTGAGGCCCGGCCCGCGTTCCAGCGCGCCCTGGCGGCCCAGATGGAGCCGTTCCAGCAGCCTCGCGCTTGA
- a CDS encoding TetR/AcrR family transcriptional regulator: MTSAHQRKKQPDVIRAQLLRAAAELVTQGGTQAVTLEAVAAHAGVTKGGLQHHFKSKQLLLDALFDEMNQQFIESFHANIADDPDAHGREARAYLRAMVSSPANPEQIRGLRALIGSMMVEPDLRERWNCSWQEDLQLKSGEVSPQDINSLICRLAADGLWLADLLEDQGIGPEVRAAVIRRLEELTRE, translated from the coding sequence ATGACGAGCGCGCACCAACGCAAGAAGCAGCCCGACGTCATCCGCGCGCAGCTTCTCCGCGCCGCGGCGGAGCTCGTCACGCAGGGGGGGACCCAGGCCGTGACGCTCGAGGCTGTCGCGGCCCACGCGGGGGTGACGAAGGGCGGCCTCCAGCATCATTTCAAGAGCAAGCAGCTGCTGCTCGACGCGCTGTTCGATGAGATGAACCAGCAGTTCATCGAGTCGTTCCACGCGAACATCGCGGACGACCCGGACGCTCATGGGCGCGAGGCACGTGCGTATCTCCGTGCCATGGTCTCCAGCCCCGCCAACCCCGAGCAGATCCGGGGATTGAGGGCGCTGATTGGAAGCATGATGGTGGAGCCCGACCTTCGTGAACGCTGGAACTGCAGCTGGCAGGAAGACCTCCAGCTGAAGTCCGGTGAGGTCAGTCCCCAGGACATCAATTCCCTCATCTGCCGACTCGCGGCTGACGGCTTGTGGCTCGCGGACCTGCTCGAGGACCAGGGAATCGGGCCTGAGGTGAGGGCCGCGGTCATCCGAAGGCTTGAGGAACTCACACGGGAGTAG
- a CDS encoding efflux RND transporter periplasmic adaptor subunit produces the protein MPINKSTSLLLAWTLLPLLACDGKQEEAAFAPPVQEVSTLKVKGEAVVLHDEFPARVSAFRVAEVRPQVGGLVRSRRFSEGDTVQKGQPLYQLEAAVFRANVEGAAAAHSASEAGRLQAELHAGRIQSLFEKGASTQQAHDDARAALAIANAEVARARAALDRARVDLDYATITAPIAGHIGISQVNEGALVGPADATPLSVIQQIDRVFVDIKSPVERAAGLQSLQGGTGEVGAEVIVLSSAGTPYPERGRVQFSDISVDPGSGELTVRALVPNAQRKLLPGMFVKARVVLGEVADALLVPQQAVLHDAQGQAQVFIIREDNTAEARNVRAGRIVSGRYLVEEGLSAGERVVVEGQDRLAPGQQVTPVEWQHAPASR, from the coding sequence ATGCCTATCAACAAGTCGACGAGCCTTCTCCTCGCTTGGACGCTGCTCCCGCTTCTCGCTTGTGACGGCAAGCAGGAGGAAGCGGCCTTCGCACCGCCGGTCCAGGAGGTGTCCACGCTGAAGGTGAAGGGGGAGGCCGTTGTCCTTCACGACGAATTCCCCGCGCGTGTCTCCGCGTTCCGGGTCGCGGAAGTCCGCCCGCAGGTGGGTGGGCTCGTGCGCAGCCGGCGCTTCTCCGAGGGCGACACGGTCCAGAAAGGGCAGCCGCTCTACCAACTGGAAGCGGCGGTGTTCCGCGCGAACGTGGAAGGCGCGGCGGCGGCCCATTCGGCCAGTGAGGCCGGGCGGCTCCAGGCGGAGTTGCATGCGGGGCGCATCCAGTCCCTCTTCGAAAAAGGCGCGAGCACCCAGCAGGCCCACGATGACGCCCGGGCCGCGCTCGCCATCGCGAACGCGGAGGTGGCGCGTGCCCGCGCGGCGCTGGACAGGGCCCGCGTCGACCTGGACTACGCCACGATTACCGCCCCCATCGCGGGGCACATCGGCATCTCCCAGGTCAACGAAGGCGCGCTCGTCGGCCCCGCGGATGCCACGCCGTTGAGCGTCATCCAGCAGATTGACCGCGTCTTCGTCGACATCAAGTCACCCGTGGAGCGCGCGGCGGGCTTGCAGTCACTCCAGGGAGGCACCGGAGAGGTGGGAGCGGAGGTCATCGTGCTCTCCTCGGCGGGGACGCCCTATCCGGAGCGCGGCCGGGTCCAGTTCTCGGACATCTCGGTCGACCCCGGTTCCGGCGAGCTTACGGTGCGCGCCCTGGTCCCCAACGCGCAACGCAAGCTCCTGCCAGGCATGTTCGTGAAGGCGCGCGTCGTGCTCGGAGAGGTGGCCGATGCGCTCCTCGTTCCCCAGCAGGCCGTGCTTCACGACGCGCAGGGCCAGGCGCAGGTCTTCATCATCCGAGAGGACAACACCGCGGAGGCGCGCAACGTCCGCGCCGGCCGCATCGTCAGCGGACGTTACCTGGTGGAGGAAGGACTCTCCGCCGGAGAGCGTGTCGTGGTCGAGGGGCAGGACCGTCTTGCGCCAGGCCAGCAGGTCACCCCCGTCGAGTGGCAGCACGCCCCGGCCTCGCGCTGA
- a CDS encoding multidrug efflux RND transporter permease subunit — MPRFFIERPVFAWVIAIFIVLAGAISIPRLPIERYPSIAPPSVTITATYPGATPAAMNDSVVSLIERGLSGVKNILYFESSSDTSGVAQIVVTFAPGTDPDLAQVDIQNRLKTVESRLPQMVRQLGLQVETTTTNFLLFSTLVSSDGRYDEAELGDFLSRNVVEDLRRVPGVGRVQLFTPARALRVWLDPERLISHGISVDEVAAAIRAQNAEASPGRLGDMPAVPGQRVTTPLMLQGQLLDVADFERVIIRANPDGSNVLLKELAKVELGPQSYASSTRQNGKNAATFGVQLAPGANALDTSERIRERMADLSRAFPAGVEYTIPYDAAPFVRVSIQKVVQTFFEAMLLVFAVMYLFLQSVRYTLIPAIVAPIALLGTFAVMLASGFSINVLTMFGMVLAIGIIVDDAIVVVENVERIMAEEGLSPLEATKKAMKEITGAVIGITLVLTSVFIPMAFATGSVGTIYRQFSLAMAVSILFSAFLALTLTPALCATLLRPVEPGHAGKRRGFFGGFNRLLERVTGRYANWTRAIVGRLGRAFFAYAVVVAMVALAFWRLPGAFFPEEDQGFLNVSVQLPSDATAERTNSVLGELESFLSERKGIQDVLTIQGFGFFGSGANAGLMFVMMRDWDQRQGETAAGEVAAANARFASPREGMVINVLPPAVDGLGNSAGFAMRLEDRSGHGTKALNDAMNHVLRRASESQVIAFPYQEGLPEGSMVRIQVDRERAAALGVSFAEINSVISTALGSTYVNDFPNKGYMQQIILQARAESRMQVEDVLKLPVRNARGQMVPLSSVAEPIWERGPMQLVRYNGYPAVRIAGAAAPGFSSGDAMAEMERIAGELPPGFAVEWTGLSFQERLSGSEAPILLALSMLVVFLVLAALYESWSIPLSVMLVVPLGLIGALVAVMSRGLMNDIFFKVGLITIIGLSAKNAILIVEFAKQLEEQGRSPLQAAVEAARLRFRPILMTSLAFALGVVPLVVASGASAETQRAIGTGVFGGMVSGTVLAIFLVPAFYVAVRSLLRHRASATAAPLVKEEPAGNH; from the coding sequence GTGCCAAGATTCTTCATTGAACGCCCGGTCTTCGCCTGGGTGATTGCCATCTTCATCGTGCTCGCCGGAGCCATCTCCATTCCCCGGCTTCCCATCGAGCGCTACCCGTCCATCGCGCCGCCGAGCGTGACGATTACCGCCACCTATCCCGGCGCCACGCCGGCCGCGATGAACGACAGCGTCGTGTCGTTGATTGAGCGCGGCCTGTCCGGCGTGAAGAACATCCTGTACTTCGAGTCGTCGAGCGACACGTCGGGCGTCGCGCAAATCGTGGTGACGTTCGCGCCCGGAACGGACCCGGACCTGGCGCAGGTCGACATCCAGAACCGCCTGAAGACAGTCGAATCGCGGCTGCCGCAGATGGTCCGGCAGCTCGGGCTCCAGGTGGAGACGACCACCACCAACTTCCTGCTCTTCTCCACGCTCGTGTCGAGCGACGGCCGCTACGACGAGGCCGAGCTGGGTGACTTCCTGAGCCGGAACGTGGTCGAGGACCTGCGGCGCGTGCCCGGCGTGGGACGCGTCCAGCTCTTCACGCCGGCCCGCGCGCTGCGCGTCTGGTTGGACCCGGAGCGGCTCATCTCGCATGGAATCTCCGTGGACGAGGTCGCGGCCGCGATTCGCGCCCAGAACGCGGAGGCGTCTCCCGGACGGCTGGGGGACATGCCCGCGGTTCCAGGCCAGCGCGTCACCACCCCCCTGATGCTCCAGGGGCAGCTCCTGGACGTCGCGGACTTCGAGCGCGTCATCATCCGGGCCAATCCGGATGGTTCGAACGTGCTGCTCAAGGAACTCGCCAAGGTGGAGCTGGGGCCCCAGAGCTACGCCTCATCCACCCGGCAGAATGGGAAGAACGCCGCCACGTTCGGCGTGCAGCTGGCCCCGGGGGCGAACGCGCTCGATACCTCCGAGCGCATCCGCGAGCGGATGGCGGACCTCTCCCGGGCGTTCCCCGCGGGCGTCGAGTACACGATTCCGTATGACGCGGCGCCGTTCGTGCGCGTCTCCATCCAGAAGGTCGTTCAGACTTTCTTCGAGGCGATGCTGCTCGTCTTCGCGGTGATGTATCTCTTCCTGCAGAGCGTGCGTTACACGCTGATTCCCGCCATCGTCGCGCCCATCGCGCTGCTGGGAACCTTCGCGGTGATGCTGGCGTCGGGGTTCTCCATCAACGTCCTGACGATGTTCGGCATGGTGCTGGCGATTGGCATCATCGTCGACGACGCCATCGTCGTGGTCGAGAACGTCGAGCGCATCATGGCGGAGGAGGGGCTGTCCCCCCTCGAGGCCACGAAGAAGGCGATGAAGGAAATCACGGGCGCTGTCATCGGCATCACCCTGGTGCTCACGTCCGTGTTCATCCCCATGGCGTTCGCCACGGGCTCCGTCGGCACCATCTACCGCCAGTTCAGCCTGGCGATGGCCGTGTCGATTCTCTTCTCCGCGTTCCTCGCGCTCACGCTCACCCCGGCGCTCTGCGCGACGCTGCTGCGCCCGGTGGAGCCCGGCCACGCGGGGAAGCGCCGCGGCTTCTTCGGCGGGTTCAACCGGCTGCTGGAGCGGGTGACGGGGCGCTATGCGAACTGGACCCGGGCCATTGTCGGACGCCTGGGCCGGGCGTTCTTCGCGTACGCGGTGGTGGTCGCGATGGTCGCCCTGGCGTTCTGGCGGCTGCCGGGCGCCTTCTTCCCGGAGGAGGACCAGGGGTTCCTCAACGTCTCGGTGCAGCTCCCGTCAGACGCCACGGCCGAGCGGACGAACAGCGTGCTCGGGGAACTGGAGTCCTTCTTGAGCGAGCGCAAGGGCATCCAGGACGTGCTGACCATCCAGGGCTTCGGCTTCTTCGGCTCGGGGGCGAACGCCGGTCTCATGTTCGTGATGATGCGCGACTGGGACCAGCGCCAGGGTGAGACGGCGGCGGGTGAGGTCGCCGCCGCCAACGCGCGCTTCGCCTCTCCGCGCGAGGGCATGGTCATCAACGTGCTTCCGCCCGCGGTGGACGGGCTCGGCAACAGCGCGGGCTTCGCCATGCGGCTGGAGGACCGCTCCGGACACGGCACCAAGGCGCTCAACGACGCCATGAACCACGTCCTCCGGCGTGCCTCGGAGAGCCAGGTCATCGCCTTCCCGTATCAGGAGGGCTTGCCGGAGGGCTCGATGGTGCGAATCCAGGTCGACCGCGAGCGCGCGGCGGCGCTGGGTGTGTCGTTCGCGGAAATCAACTCGGTCATCTCCACCGCGCTGGGGTCGACGTACGTCAACGACTTCCCCAACAAGGGCTACATGCAGCAAATCATCCTCCAGGCGCGCGCGGAGTCCCGCATGCAGGTGGAGGACGTGCTCAAGCTCCCCGTGCGCAACGCGCGCGGGCAGATGGTGCCCCTGTCCTCGGTGGCCGAGCCCATCTGGGAGCGGGGGCCCATGCAGTTGGTCCGCTACAACGGCTACCCCGCCGTGCGCATCGCCGGAGCGGCGGCACCCGGCTTCAGCAGCGGTGACGCCATGGCGGAGATGGAGCGCATCGCTGGCGAGCTCCCACCCGGCTTCGCGGTGGAGTGGACGGGGCTCTCCTTCCAGGAGCGGCTCTCCGGCTCGGAGGCCCCCATCCTCCTGGCGCTGTCGATGCTCGTCGTCTTCCTGGTGCTGGCGGCGCTCTACGAGAGCTGGTCGATTCCGCTGTCGGTCATGCTCGTCGTGCCGCTGGGACTCATCGGCGCGCTGGTGGCGGTGATGTCTCGCGGGTTGATGAACGACATCTTCTTCAAGGTGGGCCTCATCACCATCATCGGCCTGTCCGCGAAGAACGCGATTCTCATCGTCGAGTTCGCCAAGCAGCTCGAGGAGCAGGGACGTTCACCGCTCCAGGCCGCGGTGGAGGCGGCGCGGCTGCGCTTCCGTCCCATCCTGATGACGTCGCTCGCCTTCGCGCTGGGCGTGGTGCCGCTGGTGGTGGCCAGCGGCGCGAGCGCGGAGACGCAGCGGGCCATCGGCACGGGCGTGTTCGGCGGCATGGTGTCCGGCACCGTCCTGGCCATCTTCCTGGTCCCCGCCTTCTACGTCGCCGTGCGGAGCCTGCTCAGACACCGCGCCTCCGCCACGGCGGCGCCGTTGGTGAAGGAGGAACCGGCGGGGAATCACTGA